The Myxococcus fulvus genome has a window encoding:
- a CDS encoding tyrosine recombinase XerC, which translates to MTNLSPLLEKFRVHLEDEKGSSPHTVRNYLVDLVDYERYLVERMKSSLLAGTHAAIRGYLGTLSVDHAPASRARRLASIKSFYKYLVRQKLLPASPAKLVKSPKLPKALPKVLPVEEVFALLDVHDLKSVLGLRDKAILEMLYGGGLRISELCDLDLLAVDRSGRIVRVMGKGSKERLVPVNAQAIRSLEAYLARRGELLAEPKPGQAPEAIFLNFRGGRLTPRSIRRHLDQHVLKCALARKVSPHALRHSFATHLLGGGADIRSIQELLGHASLSTTQRYTHVSWEQLQQVYDAAHPRA; encoded by the coding sequence ATGACGAACCTGTCGCCGCTCTTGGAGAAGTTCCGGGTCCACCTGGAGGACGAGAAGGGCTCGTCCCCGCACACGGTGCGCAACTACCTGGTCGACCTGGTGGACTACGAGCGCTACCTGGTCGAGCGGATGAAGTCGTCCCTGCTCGCCGGCACGCACGCGGCGATTCGCGGCTACCTGGGCACGCTGAGCGTGGACCACGCGCCCGCCAGCCGCGCGCGGCGCCTGGCCTCCATCAAGTCCTTCTACAAGTACCTGGTGCGCCAGAAGCTGTTGCCCGCCAGCCCCGCCAAACTGGTGAAGAGCCCGAAGCTGCCCAAGGCGCTCCCCAAGGTGCTGCCGGTGGAGGAGGTCTTCGCGCTGCTCGACGTGCACGATTTGAAGTCCGTGCTCGGCCTGCGCGACAAGGCGATTCTGGAGATGCTCTACGGCGGCGGCCTGCGCATCAGCGAGCTGTGTGATTTGGACCTGCTCGCCGTGGACCGGAGCGGCCGCATCGTCCGGGTCATGGGCAAGGGCAGCAAGGAGCGCCTGGTCCCCGTCAACGCGCAGGCCATCCGCTCGCTGGAGGCGTACCTGGCGCGCCGGGGCGAGCTGCTCGCGGAGCCGAAGCCAGGACAGGCGCCGGAGGCCATCTTCCTCAACTTCCGCGGCGGCCGGCTGACGCCCCGGAGCATCCGCCGACACCTGGACCAGCACGTGCTCAAGTGCGCGCTGGCGCGCAAGGTGAGTCCGCACGCGTTGCGTCACTCGTTCGCCACGCACCTGCTCGGTGGGGGCGCGGACATCCGCAGCATCCAGGAGCTGCTGGGCCACGCGAGCCTGTCCACCACGCAGCGGTATACCCACGTC
- a CDS encoding kinesin, whose product MTSTPLTYRRYGGSLQVDIPTFDVLVEASRIPETQWIATACPLEGLSCDPVFLKFLDTDGNGRVRVAEVRTAVDWAARHLKDRRGADASSDVLELGALSPEGAPLRSAAEMILRTVGAADTGRISLAQVRASDEALRKAGQNGDGIIAPDRLPESLRPLARDIMASFPEVKNRAGEAGVDKPMLQRFRDERQALLTHLGKRGDVFVWGEESEARAKRIREVSPLLDAYFLQCRLVAAQPEAAAALRLRAERVEGALGDTAALNKAAGDLPIAPPDAAGVLEWSRLLRGPAYEQLQAFRRDVAAPLTGDSERLTDTAWRELVAKADAVLAWFATRDANPLHKLAGSLETVSLADVDALDAASQADLALAPTLASIVELERLVLYQRWLLVFANNFISMPNLYLPKAPALMERGTLILGGRKYTLSVLAKNRAEHAALTSQGTTCVLYVMVAPKDGTPGYEVAVPVTRGRSTDLVVGKRGVFYDVDNQEHDATVTHVIRQPVSLWESMTMPFTRMAGFITSKVEGMATAGEKTFDATLEEGYAKTVAAAPSPTAPPAPAAAAPAPAPAAAPGGLAGVIAAGSIAAAALGSSFAFIVSQVKSLTLGDVITAASLIAIAVMAPAGLLGWLKLRRRNLALLLEGSGWALNDRLMLTRGLSTLVTRRPRLPKGARVDHRDMVRPALLAQQDEDGEQEGLSWWSRLGLAALVLFILLWQVRNPILTWMCQKAWLSDATCVALLPTPPVAPVVVPTAPAVPTK is encoded by the coding sequence ATGACTTCGACTCCTCTCACGTATCGCCGCTATGGCGGCTCGCTCCAGGTCGACATCCCCACTTTCGACGTGCTCGTGGAGGCCTCGCGCATCCCCGAGACGCAGTGGATTGCCACGGCGTGCCCGTTGGAGGGCTTGAGCTGTGACCCGGTCTTCCTCAAGTTCCTCGACACGGATGGCAATGGCCGGGTCCGCGTGGCGGAGGTCCGCACCGCGGTGGACTGGGCCGCTCGGCACCTGAAGGACCGGCGCGGCGCGGACGCGAGCAGCGACGTGCTGGAGCTCGGCGCGCTGTCCCCGGAGGGGGCTCCGCTGCGGAGCGCGGCGGAGATGATTCTGCGCACCGTGGGCGCGGCGGACACGGGCCGCATCTCGCTGGCCCAGGTCCGCGCCAGCGACGAGGCCCTGCGCAAGGCGGGGCAGAACGGCGACGGCATCATCGCCCCGGACCGCCTGCCGGAGTCCCTGCGGCCGCTCGCCCGGGACATCATGGCGTCGTTCCCCGAGGTGAAGAACCGCGCGGGTGAGGCGGGCGTGGACAAGCCCATGCTCCAGCGCTTCCGCGACGAGCGTCAGGCGCTGCTCACCCACCTGGGCAAGCGCGGCGACGTCTTCGTCTGGGGCGAGGAGAGCGAGGCGCGCGCGAAGCGCATCCGCGAGGTGTCGCCGCTCCTGGACGCGTACTTCCTGCAGTGCCGGCTCGTCGCCGCGCAGCCCGAGGCGGCGGCGGCCCTGCGGCTGCGCGCGGAGCGGGTGGAAGGCGCGCTGGGTGACACGGCCGCGCTGAACAAGGCCGCGGGCGACCTGCCGATTGCTCCTCCCGACGCGGCGGGCGTGCTCGAGTGGTCGCGCCTCTTGCGCGGCCCCGCGTACGAGCAGCTCCAGGCGTTCCGTCGCGACGTCGCGGCGCCGCTGACGGGGGACTCGGAGCGCCTGACGGACACGGCGTGGCGCGAGCTGGTGGCGAAGGCGGACGCGGTGCTCGCGTGGTTCGCGACGCGCGACGCGAACCCCCTGCACAAGCTGGCCGGCTCGCTGGAGACGGTGTCGCTCGCGGACGTGGACGCGCTCGACGCCGCGAGCCAGGCGGACCTCGCGCTGGCGCCCACGCTCGCGTCCATCGTCGAGCTGGAGCGACTGGTGCTCTACCAGCGCTGGCTGCTGGTGTTCGCCAACAACTTCATCAGCATGCCCAACCTGTACCTGCCCAAGGCCCCGGCGCTGATGGAGCGGGGGACGCTCATCCTCGGCGGGCGCAAGTACACGCTGTCGGTGCTCGCGAAGAACCGCGCCGAGCACGCCGCGCTGACGAGCCAGGGCACCACGTGCGTCCTCTACGTGATGGTCGCGCCCAAGGACGGCACGCCCGGCTACGAGGTGGCGGTGCCCGTCACGCGCGGCCGCAGCACGGACCTGGTCGTGGGCAAGCGCGGCGTCTTCTACGACGTGGACAACCAGGAGCACGACGCCACGGTGACGCACGTCATCCGCCAGCCCGTGTCGCTGTGGGAGTCGATGACCATGCCCTTCACGCGCATGGCCGGCTTCATCACCAGCAAGGTGGAGGGCATGGCCACCGCCGGCGAGAAGACCTTCGACGCGACGCTGGAGGAGGGCTACGCGAAGACGGTGGCCGCGGCCCCGTCACCCACCGCGCCTCCGGCTCCGGCCGCCGCGGCGCCAGCGCCCGCACCGGCCGCGGCGCCCGGTGGGCTCGCGGGTGTCATCGCGGCCGGCAGCATCGCGGCGGCGGCGCTCGGCTCCTCGTTCGCGTTCATCGTCTCGCAGGTGAAGTCCCTGACGTTGGGGGATGTCATCACCGCCGCGTCGCTCATCGCCATCGCCGTCATGGCGCCGGCGGGGCTGCTCGGCTGGCTGAAGCTGCGTCGGCGCAACCTGGCGCTGCTCTTGGAGGGCTCCGGCTGGGCGCTCAATGACCGGCTGATGCTCACGCGGGGGCTGTCCACGCTGGTGACGCGCCGGCCCCGGCTGCCCAAGGGCGCGCGCGTGGACCACCGCGACATGGTCCGCCCGGCGCTGCTCGCCCAGCAGGACGAGGACGGCGAGCAGGAGGGCCTGTCCTGGTGGTCCCGCCTGGGGCTCGCGGCGCTGGTGCTGTTCATCCTGCTCTGGCAGGTGCGCAACCCCATCCTCACCTGGATGTGTCAGAAGGCCTGGCTGTCGGACGCCACGTGCGTGGCGCTGCTGCCCACGCCTCCCGTCGCGCCCGTGGTCGTGCCCACCGCCCCGGCCGTGCCGACGAAGTAG
- a CDS encoding PD40 domain-containing protein, which translates to MIRPRLGRLLGAGLVASLVVAGGGCKKSEDAKPAGSPSAATPSAAAPSAPAAPSPSGRAPAGAGQGLLLDAGRAADLRLTSDGRFATYLMNGQKPRLDGVPPQMLLGELRVVSVEGGEPRKLGDSVTNVPGGLLFSADSRYALYLTGYNPASQSGTLNVATLDDAKAEPAVLGTAVSYMLPSPDGSKVAFVDGGKLKLGPLPAGPFVDVAAEVSTAQFTADGKALLFKRRLSAAGGLAVVTVDKPEVAPRKLADQVGDYAVSPDGQRVAFQVRSESVRGLYDLYLAELPAEKPKRLAVASQSFGFSPDGKWLARSENGKPDVPGDLYVGPAAGGPGRKVGERVETFAFSPDSQAVGFLDKYDVTARAGLMAVASLPDGAPKRVGDRVPNFVWGADASYVAFLSRFLKPEYSVDLMLYPLGAEKAEKVHRGVFGYGFMPGNGQVVFRSNCIRNGRACDFKALELPQKAEPRTWLQGIFSYKLSADGKRVLATYARMDSDTYDIAVYDAKTQARKPLDQGVQVPVYFGGKEDSRAVYIIAQGPKAGVYSVSALP; encoded by the coding sequence ATGATTCGGCCGAGGCTGGGACGACTTCTGGGCGCGGGGCTGGTCGCCTCGCTCGTGGTGGCTGGCGGCGGATGCAAGAAGAGCGAGGACGCGAAGCCGGCGGGGAGCCCGTCGGCCGCGACTCCCTCGGCGGCGGCGCCGAGCGCGCCCGCCGCGCCGAGCCCCTCCGGACGGGCTCCGGCGGGCGCGGGGCAGGGGCTGCTCCTGGACGCGGGCCGCGCGGCGGACCTGCGGCTGACGTCGGATGGCCGCTTCGCCACGTACCTCATGAACGGGCAGAAGCCGCGGCTGGACGGTGTGCCGCCGCAGATGCTGCTGGGCGAGCTGCGCGTGGTGTCGGTGGAGGGCGGGGAGCCTCGCAAGCTGGGCGACAGCGTGACGAACGTGCCCGGCGGGCTCCTGTTCTCGGCCGACTCGCGCTACGCGCTGTACCTCACCGGCTACAACCCGGCCTCGCAGTCGGGCACGCTCAACGTGGCGACGCTCGACGACGCGAAGGCGGAGCCGGCGGTGCTCGGCACGGCGGTCAGCTACATGCTGCCCTCGCCGGACGGCTCCAAGGTGGCGTTCGTCGACGGCGGCAAGCTGAAGCTGGGGCCGCTGCCCGCGGGGCCCTTCGTCGACGTGGCGGCCGAGGTGAGCACGGCGCAGTTCACCGCCGACGGCAAGGCGCTCCTGTTCAAGCGGCGGCTGTCCGCGGCGGGTGGCCTGGCGGTGGTGACCGTGGACAAGCCGGAGGTCGCGCCGCGCAAGCTGGCGGACCAGGTGGGCGACTACGCGGTGTCGCCGGATGGCCAGCGCGTGGCCTTCCAGGTGCGCAGCGAGTCGGTGCGCGGGCTCTATGACCTCTACCTGGCGGAGCTGCCCGCGGAGAAGCCCAAGCGGCTGGCCGTCGCGTCGCAGTCGTTCGGCTTCTCGCCGGACGGCAAGTGGCTGGCGCGCTCGGAGAACGGCAAGCCGGACGTGCCGGGGGACTTGTACGTGGGCCCCGCGGCGGGCGGCCCGGGCCGCAAGGTGGGCGAGCGCGTGGAGACCTTCGCGTTCTCGCCCGACTCGCAGGCGGTGGGCTTCCTGGACAAGTACGACGTGACGGCGCGCGCGGGGTTGATGGCGGTGGCATCGCTGCCGGACGGCGCGCCCAAGCGGGTGGGGGACCGGGTGCCCAACTTCGTGTGGGGCGCGGACGCGAGCTACGTGGCCTTCCTGTCGCGCTTCCTCAAGCCCGAGTACTCGGTGGACCTGATGCTCTATCCGCTGGGCGCGGAGAAGGCGGAGAAGGTCCACCGGGGCGTGTTCGGCTACGGCTTCATGCCCGGCAACGGCCAGGTGGTGTTCCGCTCGAACTGCATCCGCAACGGCCGCGCGTGTGACTTCAAGGCGCTGGAACTGCCCCAGAAGGCCGAGCCGCGGACGTGGCTCCAGGGCATCTTCAGCTACAAGCTGTCCGCGGATGGCAAGCGCGTGCTGGCCACGTACGCCCGGATGGACTCGGACACGTACGACATCGCCGTGTACGACGCGAAGACGCAGGCGCGAAAGCCGTTGGACCAGGGCGTCCAGGTGCCCGTGTACTTCGGCGGCAAGGAGGACTCGCGCGCCGTCTACATCATCGCGCAGGGGCCCAAGGCGGGCGTCTACAGCGTGAGCGCGCTGCCCTGA
- the trmFO gene encoding methylenetetrahydrofolate--tRNA-(uracil(54)-C(5))-methyltransferase (FADH(2)-oxidizing) TrmFO, with protein MSDVKQRVTVIGGGLAGTECAYQLARRGVPVVLREMKPHKRSPAHKSDSLAELVCSNSLRSDNPESAIGLLHAELRDLGSVVLSSADAHRVPAGDALAVEREGFSQAITQALRDSGSVELVAGEVETLPEDGPVVVATGPLTSDALTRELERHVGQKLYFYDSIAPILSADSIDLTVAFRQSRYGKGGGDDYLNLPMNREEYYRFIAELKAGQKVVPHSFEEPKYFEGCLPIEVMAERGDDTLAYGPMKPVGLRDPRTGREPHAVVQLRMEDRAGTAWNMVGFQTRLTWGEQKRIFTTCIPGLQNADFLRMGQIHRNTFIDSPRLLSADLSLKSEPRVFFAGQVSGVEGYVESAACGYLVALALHARLSGKPWVPPPATTALGALFRHVTGEAHPPDYPHQPSNIIFGLFPPLTGRMKKAEKRVAYSARARTDLAAWLPHAGVPASGAPEHEEQRSA; from the coding sequence ATGTCGGACGTGAAGCAGCGGGTGACGGTGATTGGCGGCGGCCTTGCGGGCACCGAGTGCGCGTACCAGCTCGCCCGCCGGGGCGTGCCGGTGGTGCTGCGCGAGATGAAGCCCCACAAGCGCTCGCCGGCGCACAAATCGGATTCGCTCGCGGAGCTGGTGTGCAGCAACTCGCTGCGCTCGGACAACCCGGAGAGCGCCATCGGCCTCTTGCACGCGGAGCTGCGGGACCTGGGCTCGGTGGTGCTGTCGAGCGCGGATGCGCACCGGGTGCCCGCGGGCGACGCGCTGGCGGTGGAGCGCGAGGGGTTCTCCCAGGCCATCACCCAGGCGCTGAGGGACTCCGGCAGCGTGGAGCTGGTGGCGGGCGAGGTGGAGACGCTGCCCGAGGACGGGCCCGTGGTGGTGGCCACCGGGCCGCTGACGTCCGACGCCCTCACGCGCGAGCTGGAGCGGCACGTGGGGCAGAAGCTCTATTTCTATGACTCCATCGCCCCCATCCTGTCGGCGGACTCCATCGACCTGACGGTGGCCTTCCGGCAGAGCCGCTATGGCAAGGGCGGCGGCGACGACTACCTGAACCTGCCGATGAACCGCGAGGAGTACTACCGGTTCATCGCGGAGCTGAAGGCGGGCCAGAAGGTGGTCCCGCACAGTTTCGAGGAACCGAAATACTTCGAAGGCTGTCTGCCCATCGAGGTGATGGCGGAACGCGGCGACGACACGCTGGCCTACGGGCCGATGAAGCCGGTGGGGCTCAGGGACCCGCGCACGGGCAGGGAGCCCCATGCCGTGGTGCAGCTGCGCATGGAGGACCGCGCGGGCACGGCGTGGAACATGGTGGGCTTCCAGACGCGCCTGACGTGGGGTGAGCAGAAGCGCATCTTCACCACCTGCATCCCGGGCCTGCAGAACGCGGACTTCCTGCGGATGGGGCAGATCCACCGCAACACGTTCATCGACTCGCCGCGCCTGTTGTCGGCCGACTTGTCGCTCAAGAGCGAGCCCCGGGTGTTCTTCGCGGGGCAGGTGTCGGGCGTGGAGGGGTACGTGGAGAGCGCGGCGTGCGGCTACCTGGTGGCGCTGGCGCTGCATGCGCGGCTGAGCGGCAAGCCGTGGGTCCCGCCCCCGGCGACGACGGCGCTGGGCGCGCTGTTCCGTCATGTGACGGGCGAAGCGCACCCGCCGGACTACCCGCATCAGCCCTCCAACATCATCTTCGGCCTCTTCCCGCCGCTGACGGGGCGGATGAAGAAGGCGGAGAAGCGGGTGGCGTATTCGGCCCGCGCGAGGACGGACCTGGCGGCGTGGCTGCCACACGCGGGTGTCCCGGCATCGGGCGCCCCGGAGCACGAGGAGCAGAGGAGCGCATGA